DNA from Myxococcus guangdongensis:
GGGCACGCGCTTCGAGGGGCTCGTCTGGGGGCGCGTGCGGCGCGATGGCTGGAACGGCACGCGCGAGGTGTGCCGGCTGCTGGAGGGCGGCAAGTTCCTGCCTCAAGTGCATCTGGTGTTGCTGGACGGCATCGCGTTCGGCGGCTTCAACGTGGTGGACCTGCCCGCGCTCGCATCCCGGCTGGGCAAGCCGTGCGTGGCGGTGATGCGCAGGCCGCCGGACCTGGACGCGGTGGAGCGCGCGCTCAGGCGGCTGCCGCGCGCGGACGAGCGCTGGGCCACGCTCCGCCGTGCGGGGCCCATCCATCAGCTTGCGGGCTTCACCTTCCAGGTGCAGGGCGCCGGACCGGATGACGTCGCGGAGGCGCTCCGGCGCGTGACGGACAAGGGCCACGTGCCGGAGGCGCTGCGGCTGGCGCACCTCATCGGCTCGGCGGTCGTCACCGGTGAGAGCAGTCAACGCGCCTGAGTCGGATGTGACTCGACTTCACGTTGGGCGCGGAGGATTGCGTTGGCGTGAGATGGGGTGCGCGCTGGTGGCAATGTTCCATCGTCCCGGGTCTGTCTCGACACAATTCCTGTCGACTATTCCAGGGCGGACAGACCGTCCGGGGGTGGTTTCGAAACAGCCGGGATGTTTGTTATTCTTTATCCTCCCCAGGAGGGAGGGCTCCATGTTCGAGGTCTCCAACGATACGAACCGCCGCACCGTCACGGTGCGGTTGAAGGGCTTTGTCCGACCCAATGAGATGAAGGATTTCGCCGCGGCCTACCGGACCGCGACGGATACGTATGCAAGAGGCCGGCACCTGGTGCTG
Protein-coding regions in this window:
- a CDS encoding endonuclease dU is translated as MRLPRFPRVIGFDDGPFPRRAGVSVSLAGVVCAGTRFEGLVWGRVRRDGWNGTREVCRLLEGGKFLPQVHLVLLDGIAFGGFNVVDLPALASRLGKPCVAVMRRPPDLDAVERALRRLPRADERWATLRRAGPIHQLAGFTFQVQGAGPDDVAEALRRVTDKGHVPEALRLAHLIGSAVVTGESSQRA